The stretch of DNA TGAAGATTGGGTGAAAGACAAAGCAGAATGGATCAGAAATTCATAGAATCCAGCCTTTTCATCTTCTTTTCTCCGAATGTTGTGACAATGCAAGGGAATCAGTTAAACTAGGGAATCTTCGGGAAAAAGGTAAACTGAGGAATGTAGGTAAAGTATTGACACTGAATAAATATTTTGATGCCTTCTGTAAACTATGTACATGTATCATAACATATTATACGCACCTGTCGCTGTAAAAAAAGTGCCAATTGCTTCATTCTCTAGTGTATCCTAGCTATCTGACCAGAGGAGTAAAAGCAGTTTGTCAATAAATATACTTTCCATTCCGTTTCAATGAATTGAGATACATGGTACATATATAGAGTTGGTAAAACATTGTTGGTGCATCGGCAGTGTCCTTAGCTGCCGTTTGTGTGATGGACTGCACAAAATAGACGTCCATCAACAGCTTGACTATTTTCACAAAATGGTCAAGTCAGTCACTGAAGCCCCTTAGCCTCAACTTTCGGCTACCTTATTAGCATCAGGTCCAGAGACCTGATACCAAATAGTACTACTATAGATACTACATAACCACTTCGGTTACATATTTAttatgtatatatatgtgtgtgtgcatATATATACCATGATTAATCATGGCATACATGGCCAGCTATATTTGTACACTAGATCAGGTCTGGATTGTATAAATTGTGTAGGATGTCCAATGGAGTTGTGCTTGCTTGTGCATGCTATTTCCACAGATGAGCCGAGCCTAGGCCGGCAGATGTCGAAGCATAGTCCAGGGCCTCTTCATGCTTGTTCTCTGCCTGAAACACCTGGACTGCTGCATTGGAGTGAGTGGCCTGCTCCTTGGGATTGGTACCGTCATGGCTGAACAGCTGAGacgcgacgaacttgtcgaggtacctCCAGtcggtggccgacgattcaccagtgtAAAGCGCATGGTCCATCGGCGGTTGCTGCGCTGCGAACCTGGAGGGCCCGTCATGCGCGAGGGGGTGATTGCTGGTCGACGACAGGATGCCGCCGCTGCTGCCGTGGCCAATGTAGGCCGTAGTAGGCTTGGGGCTCTCCAGGTGAGGAAGCTGTTGCATGAAGGCCTCCTGCGGCAGGAGGTGATGGTACTCCAGCTCCGGCTTGCAGtggtactgctgctgctgctggctgtggTACGGTGCCAAGTTCTGGGGGTGGTGGTGCTGGTACCCGAGCTGCCTCGGCGAGTCGAGGTCCGGCATGAACCCACCTCCAGCGCCATGGTCGTCGAACCAGCAAGGCGAGTTCATATCTGCCATCCTCCGCACCGTCGCGACTCGCTTCTTGAACACCCGGCAGACCACCCATCCTTCCTCCTGAACGATCAAACCAGCCATGGTTAGCAAGTGAAATGCATAAAGGTAAGGATGGAACGACGAATAATACATACGGGCGTGGCTCCATTCTCGTTCGTCTCGAGGCGGTACTCGTGCATGATCCAGTCCGACTTCTGACCGTTGGGCGCACGGCCCTTGTAGAAGACGAGGGTCTTCCTCATTCCGACAAGGCAGTGGTTTGTGTAGATGGGCTTGTCCCTCCCCGTCGCCTTCCAGAACCCGGCGCTCGTCGCCCTGTTGGTGCGGGTGCCCGTCGGGTACTTCTTGTCCTTGTGGCTGAAGAAGTACCAGTCGTTCTGCTCCTCCATGCCAATCTTGCACTTGTCTGCTTAGCCAAAATTACCATTAATCGGGGCACGGCCGATCGATCAATGAGTTCAGTGTTTGTGATTCATGTTTGCATGGGCTGACAAAAATGTGCCGATTAATTAGTTAGTTACCTTGGAGATCCCATGGCTCGATTTTGTACAAATCGACGTCCTTTATGACGTCCAGGTCAATCTTCTTGGATGCCACCTTCTTCCTCAAGTAATAATCAACGAGCTCCTCGTCGGTAGGATGAAACCGGAAACCCGGCGGAACATGGGAGAAAGTGTCCATTTTATTCCACTATCAGCGTGACTACATCACAAAGAAAATAAAACAGTAATAAGATTGAATAGCACATACAAGCTTTTCCCAATTACATACACTGCTTTCTCACAAGTTTTCAAGCAGGAAGCTCAATTAGGGCACATGGTATATATAgcaaaataaaatttaaaaaatgaGGTGTTTCAGTTGTAGTTcctcacaaaacaaaacaaaacaaatgttCTTTTTAGTTAGCTTCTTATGTATATTTTCTTGTGAAGATGTTGCTTTGTACCCAAGTTTGGTAGATGGGCACACTAGCTGTATATTTCGTTTACAACTGGATGAGAAGCTTTTGTTCCATTTCAATGGGATTGATGATATTTCAGGAAAAAGCAAGCAATCATGACAGTAGATAAAAAGTGTCAGACTCTCATCACATATACGATAACCCGATTAATTCAATGTTCTTGCCAGGTTACTTTTGTGTCAAGGAAGCTAAGATTTGTGAACACACATGTAGATGGACCTTTCAGCCGAAAGATATATTACATGATCGAGCTAGCGTATGAGCAAAATACGATGCTTCAAACAAAATTTGGGTAGTATGACATGGGATTAATATGGGAACACAGATAAAAGGCTAAACAAGATATAGAATATCCGTTTTGGCACTGAAAATGTATCCAAATTTATGCATGCTCTTAAGCCTCCTTCCCAGGACTTCCTTTTATGAAACTAAGGCAGGTACTGCATAAAATAACAAATACTTTCAGCGGACAATGAAACCACCTTCATAGAACAAGAGCGGCATGTAGGAAAAGGGTGACCCCAAACCCAATTCATCCATAgagaagcaaaaaataaaagaaaaattgtACTCTACAGGTGGATATACAGTTAACTGCAGGTTCGGAATGAGTGCATTCTGCTAGCTGAGTCCATGTGGAGGGACTCATTAGGATCAACCGAATTTGATCTATTGGAGTGAAGACTTCGTATGGGGCACTACCACAGGTCCACAATGAAAAACACCAGCAATGCAGAAAAACAAATTTGGAAATCTTCAACCGATGAAAACATGTAGAGGAGATAATCAGTGCAAGGAGGTTAGTGCATGAATGCATGTTAATTAGAAACCATACAAGTGGGTTcattgagagagagagggggagagagagagagagagagagagagagagagagagagagagtcttacATATCGCACTAGAGGAAGAACAGAAGCCTGATCAGCGGCAGCGCACGCCCCAGCCTATCAGAGCACGGTCTTTGCAGATTCTTCGTGTAGTAAGTACTTCTCCTTGCGCCtatcagagaaccaacttgatcagtTGGCAACCTCTCTCAAGTACCTTCGatcgatccaaagagagagaaagagCAGGCGCTCCTTACCCAACGAGTGTGACGAGCGCCGCCCGAATTTATACACAGGCCGCACCGCAAGAGAAGGCAGCTAGCTAGATAAGAAGAATATATACAGAAGATAGAGGGCCGGTCTATATCTCCTCTTACCACACCAACTCGTAGCTTGCTAGCTATAGGCAGCTTGGGCTTGATCACGCAGTTGAAGCTATATAGGCACGCACGCTGTGTCGTCTCGCTTTCGCCGGGGCGGAGGGGGAGAGGGACACGCACGGATGGGACACCGACCGGCGGAAAGGGCGGATGGATTGCGGGCAAAGTCTGGCTGAAATCCGGGGAGCCCTGGATCTCCTGGTGCCCTTTCCCAATTGGCCACCCCGCTCCGCGCCTTTCTCCACCgtaaccgccaccacctccacccgccACCAACAGCGACCGCCCGCTACGGCGCCGTCCGAGCCGTCCGAGGCTTGCTCCCTCTCCCGGCCCTGCTCGTGCTGGCGTGTATGCGTCTCTCTCAGATGTGGCCGGCCGGAGAGGAtggaggagagggggagggaggaggtggagtgGAGTGAAATGTAACGGGGGCTACGGGGTTGCCTCCCATATATATGGTGGCGTTCTAGAGGGCCGGCCCACTGCCAGCCACTCATGGGAGCTGGAGTCAGGAACGCTACAACTCTCTCTCTAACTAGCTACAActaatctctccctctctctctctgcgaaATGCCACATGCACCAAATAGTAGAGCACGTAGCATAGCAGCAGTCCCAGGTAAGGATGGTGGAGGCGTGGAGCTTAGGCTGTccataatgggagtatcataggtagtatcatgcatgccgactaagcaatttggatgagatggcatagaattaaatgaagaaagagaagctCGAGTattatatcatgataccgtatcatattaaatgatgtgctactttgtgtcatgcatggtaaaAAATATAGTCCTCTATGATActaacatatgatactatgcattaggggtgtagtatcatagactagtatcatatgcatgatactagtatatgatactccccattacaaccagccttatttCAAATCACTCAGATTAACCTACGGATCCAAGTGAGGATATGCCCTATGATCATGCAGAAGAATTAATTAATTACTTTGGTTGGTCCCACAGTCGTTTCCATGTCGATGGTCGCTCTCTGGATGACCCACTTCGGAACCGACCTAGGTAGTATAATTTGACGGCGACCCTCCTCCAAATGGAAATCCAGTGTTATCAAAGCCAAATATCATATCCCCTGTCCACAGTCAAATCAAGTTAGGAGTAACTAGTGCATGTGAAAGCTGCATGCATGTACTGATCAATCTCTCTCCATAGTTTAGCAAGCTTCATTAGTAGCTGTATATACACCTAGTTATACAGACCGTATTCCTAAGGTACGACACTGAACTTGGTACTAGTATACAAAACTCAACAAGCAACAAGAAGATTGCGTCTGATGCCGATGCCGGCAGGAACAGTCAGGCCGTAGCGGCCGGTGGTCCGGCGTGGGCTAGACCTGATCATTAGCTACCTTTACCTGGAGCTTCCCCAGCACTGAACTAGTGTCTACTGGTGCTGGCTGGCTGAACCCTGGACTCCACATGCCACTGTAAGTGTGCATTCCTTTTTCGGAAGGGCGAACAAGTTTCGGAAGATTCCAATCCTACCAATCTGATCGATAGTGTATATATTTCTATGCATACACCAGAAGCTACTACTCATGTAGTCATGTGCTTAAGTTTGCCAAAATTGGGGTGCTTTACAAAGTATGACGATACACTCTTTCTTTTGAAACTACTCCCTCGgtctcaaaatataagacatttttttgacactatcatagtaccaaaaaacgtcttacattttaggtcgaagggagtatatatatatatatatatatatatatatatatatatatatatatagctataCACTTTCGATTAATTATAAATACGGTAGTTGAAATTAGTGTCGAATTGTATATAGGGCTACCGTTAGACTCAGTGTATGAGTCGAACCCAGATCTATTACATAATAAGGTCACGGGTAGCGAAAGTAGACTAGCCGAAGCAGGTAAGCTAGACATAAGATCACAAAAGGGACgtttcggcgttgcagggggtctcTAGACAAGTCGTGGCGATCTGTACTATGTTGAGTTAGTATATGGGAGGAGCGGCcgtagtttttttgtttttgtttctttatAACGGAGCGCCCGTAGTTATGCCTTGAAGACATAATCGATGTTTGATGAACCTCTTAACATATATGGTCTCTTCTGTCTATTTTCTGCAATGATCTAATCGCATAAATTCTAACACAACTGTATACACCGTGATTCATGATCAACCGGCGGTGATTGGACCCTTGCGagtaaggttgtcagaatcgtgattttaaatcggatcggagctctgatgataggatcgcaaatcgtagaatcttcactatcaaaaTCGTAAAAACTTAGATTCTATGA from Triticum dicoccoides isolate Atlit2015 ecotype Zavitan chromosome 6A, WEW_v2.0, whole genome shotgun sequence encodes:
- the LOC119317268 gene encoding NAC domain-containing protein 7-like — protein: MDTFSHVPPGFRFHPTDEELVDYYLRKKVASKKIDLDVIKDVDLYKIEPWDLQDKCKIGMEEQNDWYFFSHKDKKYPTGTRTNRATSAGFWKATGRDKPIYTNHCLVGMRKTLVFYKGRAPNGQKSDWIMHEYRLETNENGATPEEGWVVCRVFKKRVATVRRMADMNSPCWFDDHGAGGGFMPDLDSPRQLGYQHHHPQNLAPYHSQQQQQYHCKPELEYHHLLPQEAFMQQLPHLESPKPTTAYIGHGSSGGILSSTSNHPLAHDGPSRFAAQQPPMDHALYTGESSATDWRYLDKFVASQLFSHDGTNPKEQATHSNAAVQVFQAENKHEEALDYASTSAGLGSAHLWK